The Triticum aestivum cultivar Chinese Spring chromosome 7B, IWGSC CS RefSeq v2.1, whole genome shotgun sequence genome window below encodes:
- the LOC123162347 gene encoding BTB/POZ and MATH domain-containing protein 1 isoform X2 produces MENACTSLNQVARSVRLLKIDGFSLTAGMGGDYCLKSIWTVDGYELEVLIYPGTTWVALKLVFLSEARTQWGVRANMACQLVDLSRELEPYHEYGVSETFYHPQHFGALVFMDRNKIPSGYIKDDMLTLRCTITVLKELPAPTIPAEEVIAQPSTNLHRHLGELLQSEMGADVTFLVCDESFAAHKCIPAARSPVFKAQFFGDMKETCSARVEIKDMEVAAFRAMLHFIYTDTMPEFDRPLEEVTTMAQHLLVAADMYGLERLKLICEIKLSIGITVDTAATTLALAEQHNCSKLKAKCVGFIVSTPAILEAVLATDGYKHLETSCPLILTELLKSVHGLARTFFPVLLRLKSSFSIKGKFSVCFDALSRLGPLG; encoded by the exons ATGGAAAATGCCTGCACAAGCCTCAACCAGGTGGCCCGCTCGGTGCGGCTGCTCAAGATCGACGGCTTCAGCTTGACCGCGGGCATGGGCGGCGACTACTGCCTCAAGTCCATATGGACTGTTGATGGGTACGAGCTGGAAGTCCTTATCTATccgggcaccacatgggtggctcTGAAACTCGTCTTTCTCAGTGAAGCCCGTACACAGTGGGGCGTGAGGGCGAACATGGCCTGTCAGCTCGTAGATCTCAGCAGGGAGCTTGAGCCGTATCATGAGTACGGTGTGTCAGAAACCTTCTACCATCCCCAACACTTCGGGGCACTGGTCTTCATGGATAGAAACAAGATACCATCTGGTTATATCAAGGATGATATGTTGACCCTGCGATGCACGATCACCGTACTCAAAGAATTACCGGCGCCAACCATCCCAGCTGAAGAAGTGATCGCCCAACCATCCACCAACTTGCACCGGCACCTCGGCGAACTCCTGCAGAGCGAGATGGGAGCCGATGTCACATTTCTTGTGTGCGACGAGTCGTTTGCTGCACACAAGTGCATACCTGCCGCAAGGTCTCCGGTTTTCAAGGCCCAGTTCTTCGGTGACATGAAGGAGACGTGCTCGGCACGCGTGGAGATCAAGGACATGGAGGTGGCGGCGTTCAGGGCCATGCTGCACTTCATCTATACTGACACGATGCCTGAGTTTGATCGACCACTTGAGGAGGTGACGACTATGGCTCAACATTTGCTTGTGGCTGCTGACATGTATGGACTTGAGAGGCTCAAGCTGATTTGTGAAATAAAGCTCTCTATTGGCATCACCGTCGACACCGCAGCGACCACTCTTGCTTTGGCGGAGCAGCACAATTGCTCCAAGCTCAAGGCCAAATGTGTCGGGTTTATCGTCAGCACGCCTGCTATTCTTGAGGCTGTGTTGGCGACAGATGGGTATAAGCACCTTGAAACAAGCTGCCCTTTGATCCTGACTGAGCTTCTCAAGTCTGTCCAT GGCTTGGCAAGAACCTTCTTCCCGGTGTTGTTAAGACTTAAGAGTTCGTTTTCGATAAAGGGCAAGTTTAGTGTTTGTTTTGATGCCTTATCCAGGTTAGGGCCACTTGGATAA
- the LOC123162348 gene encoding BTB/POZ and MATH domain-containing protein 2, with product MSRMTLLLCNALQVFKELPDVATVSLKEVHLPPSNLHLQFAQLLQSETGADVTFLVSGESFAAHKLILAARSTVFMAEFFGDMKEKCSQSVEIEDMEATVFKALLQFIYTDTVPEFGQQVEADVEAIYTDTVPEFGQQEAAVTVMAQHLLAAADRYGLDRLKLICAGELSGGINVNTAATTLALADLHNCPELKARCVESIIRTCAALDAVLATEGYKHLEASCPLVVIDLFKAARGRKN from the coding sequence ATGTCAAGGATGACTCTTTTACTGTGCAATGCCCTTCAGGTTTTCAAGGAACTACCAGATGTAGCAACGGTCTCCCTGAAAGAAGTGCATCTCCCACCCTCTAACTTGCACCTGCAATTTGCTCAACTCCTTCAGAGCGAGACCGGAGCGGACGTCACATTTCTCGTGTCCGGTGAGTCTTTTGCTGCGCACAAGCTCATCCTCGCCGCAAGGTCCACTGTTTTTATGGCCGAGTTCTTTGGAGACATGAAGGAGAAGTGCTCTCAGAGTGTGGAGATCGAGGACATGGAGGCTACCGTATTCAAGGCCCTTCTTCAGTTCATCTACACCGACACCGTGCCAGAATTCGGACAACAGGTAGAGGCAGATGTGGAGGCCATCTATACCGACACAGTGCCAGAATTCGGACAGCAGGAGGCGGCGGTGACGGTGATGGCTCAGCATCTCCTTGCTGCCGCTGACAGGTATGGACTGGACAGGCTCAAGCTCATTTGTGCAGGCGAGCTCTCTGGTGGCATCAACGTCAACACAGCAGCGACAACTTTGGCTTTAGCCGACCTGCACAACTGCCCGGAGCTCAAGGCGAGGTGTGTTGAGTCCATCATCAGAACTTGTGCCGCTCTTGATGCTGTGTTGGCGACAGAGGGGTATAAGCACCTGGAGGCAAGCTGCCCTTTGGTGGTGATTGACCTTTTCAAGGCTGCGCGTGGGAGAAAAAATTGA
- the LOC123162347 gene encoding BTB/POZ and MATH domain-containing protein 1 isoform X1: MENACTSLNQVARSVRLLKIDGFSLTAGMGGDYCLKSIWTVDGYELEVLIYPGTTWVALKLVFLSEARTQWGVRANMACQLVDLSRELEPYHEYGVSETFYHPQHFGALVFMDRNKIPSGYIKDDMLTLRCTITVLKELPAPTIPAEEVIAQPSTNLHRHLGELLQSEMGADVTFLVCDESFAAHKCIPAARSPVFKAQFFGDMKETCSARVEIKDMEVAAFRAMLHFIYTDTMPEFDRPLEEVTTMAQHLLVAADMYGLERLKLICEIKLSIGITVDTAATTLALAEQHNCSKLKAKCVGFIVSTPAILEAVLATDGYKHLETSCPLILTELLKSVHCVQGLARTFFPVLLRLKSSFSIKGKFSVCFDALSRLGPLG, translated from the exons ATGGAAAATGCCTGCACAAGCCTCAACCAGGTGGCCCGCTCGGTGCGGCTGCTCAAGATCGACGGCTTCAGCTTGACCGCGGGCATGGGCGGCGACTACTGCCTCAAGTCCATATGGACTGTTGATGGGTACGAGCTGGAAGTCCTTATCTATccgggcaccacatgggtggctcTGAAACTCGTCTTTCTCAGTGAAGCCCGTACACAGTGGGGCGTGAGGGCGAACATGGCCTGTCAGCTCGTAGATCTCAGCAGGGAGCTTGAGCCGTATCATGAGTACGGTGTGTCAGAAACCTTCTACCATCCCCAACACTTCGGGGCACTGGTCTTCATGGATAGAAACAAGATACCATCTGGTTATATCAAGGATGATATGTTGACCCTGCGATGCACGATCACCGTACTCAAAGAATTACCGGCGCCAACCATCCCAGCTGAAGAAGTGATCGCCCAACCATCCACCAACTTGCACCGGCACCTCGGCGAACTCCTGCAGAGCGAGATGGGAGCCGATGTCACATTTCTTGTGTGCGACGAGTCGTTTGCTGCACACAAGTGCATACCTGCCGCAAGGTCTCCGGTTTTCAAGGCCCAGTTCTTCGGTGACATGAAGGAGACGTGCTCGGCACGCGTGGAGATCAAGGACATGGAGGTGGCGGCGTTCAGGGCCATGCTGCACTTCATCTATACTGACACGATGCCTGAGTTTGATCGACCACTTGAGGAGGTGACGACTATGGCTCAACATTTGCTTGTGGCTGCTGACATGTATGGACTTGAGAGGCTCAAGCTGATTTGTGAAATAAAGCTCTCTATTGGCATCACCGTCGACACCGCAGCGACCACTCTTGCTTTGGCGGAGCAGCACAATTGCTCCAAGCTCAAGGCCAAATGTGTCGGGTTTATCGTCAGCACGCCTGCTATTCTTGAGGCTGTGTTGGCGACAGATGGGTATAAGCACCTTGAAACAAGCTGCCCTTTGATCCTGACTGAGCTTCTCAAGTCTGTCCAT TGTGTGCAGGGCTTGGCAAGAACCTTCTTCCCGGTGTTGTTAAGACTTAAGAGTTCGTTTTCGATAAAGGGCAAGTTTAGTGTTTGTTTTGATGCCTTATCCAGGTTAGGGCCACTTGGATAA